The window CTCATCCAGCGGACCGTCGTCCAGGCCGGCGAGCTCCTCGTAGGGGTTCGTATAGGGATGCGTGGTTATGCGGTGGGGGGTACGCATCGATCCATCCGACCATGCGCACGCCCCCCACCCGCAACCTCTACCGGAGGTTTGCGATCTAGTTCACGCCGGTTCACGCACTACTGCACGACCGTGATCCGCTTCGCCGCCGGCGGCGCGATCGGGTTCGTCGCCGAGGAGTTGGCCGTCAGGTACTTCTCCAGCGCCGCCAGGTCGTCCGAGCCGACCAGGTCGTTCGTGCCCTGGCCCAGCGTCGGGATGCCGTCGCCGCCGCCCGCGAGGAAGCTGTTCGTGGCGACGCGGTAGGTGGCCGTCGGGTTGATCGCCTCGCCGTTCAGCTTGACCGAGTCGGTCACCACCCGGTCCGCACCCGACTCCGTCAGGTCCAGCGTGTACGTCAGACCCGACGAGACCTGCAGGATCTTCGGCGAGGCGGCGTTCGTCCCGCTCACCTGCTCCTTGAGCACCTGGATCAGCTGCGCGCCGGTGAAGTCCTGGAGGTTCACGGTGTTGGAGAACGGCTGCACGGTGAAGCCCTCGGCGTACGTCACCACACCGTCGCCCTCGCTGCCCTTGGCCGCGTAGGTCAGCGGTGCCCGGATGCCGCCCGGGTTCATCAGCGCCAGGTCCGTCTCCGGGTCCAGCTCCTTGCCGTGCGCCAGCTGGGCGTCCGCGATCAGGTCGCCGATCGGGGACTCGGTGCCGGTGTTGGGGATGTCGGCCGATATGTAGCCGATCGCACGGTTGCCGATGGGCGCCGCGAGGGTGTTCCACTTGCTGATCAGCTCGGTCATGTCGGGCGCCTTGGCGACCGTCCGGGTGACCACGTGGTTCGCCGACTTCACGGACGTACGGGCGATGTCGCCGGTGAAGCGGTCGTACGTCAGCGTCGTGTCGGTGTAGAGGCGGCCGAAGGACGCGGCCGACGTCACCATGCGGGGCTTGCCCGACGGGTCGGGGACCGTGCAGACGTACGCGGCGTGCGTGTGGCCGGTGACCAGCGCGTCCACCTGCGGCGTGATGTTCTTGGCGATGTCGACGATCGGGCCGGAGATGCCGTCACCGGCGCCCGGGGAGTCGCAGTTGTAGTTGTACGAGCCGGAGGCCGGCAGGCCACCTTCGTGGATCAGCGCCACGATCGACTTCACGCCCTGCGCCTGGAGCACGCGCGCGTACTTGTTGATCGTCTCGACCTCGTCCTTGAACTTCAGGCCCTTCACGCCGTCCGCGGAGACGACACCCGGCGTGTCCTCCAGGGTCACGCCGATGAAGCCGACCTTGACGCCGTTCTTCTTCCACACCCAGTAGGGCTTGAGGATCGGCTTGCCGGTCTTCTCGTCGAGGACGTTCGCGGCGAGGTACGGGAAGTCGGCGCCCGCGAACTCCGTGTCCGTGTAGCAGCCGGCCGTCGGGTGGCAGCCGCCGTTCTGCAGGCGGGCCAGTTCCTTGGCGCCCTCGTCGAACTCGTGGTTGCCGACCGAGGTGACGTCCAGGTCGAGCTTGTTCAGCGCCTCGATGGTGGGCTCGTCGTGGAAGAGGCCCGAGATCAGCGGGGAGGCGCCGACCATGTCGCCGCCGGCCGCGGTGATGGAGTACTTGTTGCCCTCGCGGGCCTGGCGCAGGTGCGTGGCGAGGTACTCCACGCCGCCCGCGTCGATGGTCTTCGTCGTGCCGTCCGCCTGGAGCTCGGTGACCCGGCCGGAGGAACCGGCCGGCGGCTCCAGGTTGCCGTGCAGGTCGTTGAAGGACAGCAGCTGCACGTCCTGGTAGCGGTTGTAGCCGTAACCGCCCCCGTGCTTGGCGGAGCTCTCCTCCGCCGTCGCCGTCGCGGGGAGCGCCGCGGCCAGCGCACCGGCGGTGGCGAGACCGACGGCTCCGGCGAGGAGAAGGTGAGTACGGCGTCTGCGGCGCTGGTGCGCCCGTGACTCGGCTGGCATACGCCCCCCTGTGGGTCGAAAGTGACATGGCCCCGTCGCGCGCAGCCTAGAGTCAACGCGCGTAGCGCGACAGGGGGTTCATGGTTACTTTCTGGTTTCCCTTTGCCCGCCCCTTTGCCGCCACATTGCCGGACGCTCCCCTTACCCTCGTACGCATGACCAGCGACGACACCGCACACCCCCTCCCGACCCGTTCCATCGAGACCCACTCCACGCTCTCCCCGGAGCAGACCGAGGCCGTACTCGAACTGCTCGCGGAGGCCGCCCGGAACGACGGGCAGCAGGCGGTGTCCGAGCAAGGCCGGTTGCAGTTGCACGGAGGCGAGCGCGAAGGCGTGTCGCATCTGCTGCTGACCGTCGCCGGCGAACTCGTCGGTTACGCCCAGCTGGAGGACACCGACCCGGTGGAGGCCCCGGCCGCCGAGCTGGTCGTCCACCCCTCGCACCGCGGCCACGGCCACGGCCGCGCGCTCGGCTCGGCCCTCCTCGCCGCGTCCGGCAAGCGGCTGCGGGTGTGGGCCCACGGCGGCCACGCCGCCGCCCGGCATCTCTCCCAGGTCCTCGGCCTCACCCTGTTCCGCGAACTGCGCCAGATGCGCCGCTCGTTGGCGGACCTGAAGCTGCCGGACCCGATGCTCCCCGAGGGCGTGACGGTCCGCACCTTCGTGCCCGGCCAGGACGACGCGGCCTGGCTCGCCGTGAACGCCGCCGCCTTCGCCCACCACCCCGAGCAGGGCTCCCTCACCCAGCGCGACCTCGACGACCGCAAGGCCGAGCCCTGGTTCGACCCGGCGGGCTTCTTCCTGGCGGAGCGGGCGGGCGAACTCATCGGCTTCCACTGGACGAAGGTCCACGCGCAGGAGCGGCTGGGCGAGGTGTACGTCCTCGGTGTGCGACCGGGCGCGCAGGGCGGCGGGCTGGGCAAGGCCCTGGCGACGATCGGGCTGCGCCATCTGGCCGCACAGGGGCTGCCCACGGCGATGCTCTACGTCGACGCCGACAACAAGGCGGCGGTGTCGGTGTACGAGCGGCTGGGGTTCGTGACGTACGAGACGGACCTCATGTACCGGGCCGAGACGTGACACCAAACCGCACATAACTCCCAGAAGGGGCGGCGACCTTGACGCCGCCCCTTCTTTTGCACCACCCTTTCACTACTCAATTAGTGAAAGGGTGGTGGAACGGATGGTCGAGTACCGCATCGACCGGCGCTCCGGCGTCGCCACCTACGTGCAGATCGTCCAGCAGACCAAACAGGCCCTGCGCCTGGGCCTGTTGGAGCCGGGGGACAAGCTGCCGACGGCCCGTGAGGTCGTCGAGGCCACCGCCATCAACCCCAACACCGTCCTCAAGGCCTACCGCGAACTGGAACGCGAGGGCCTGGTCGAGGCACGGCGGGGACTCGGCACGTTCGTGCGACGCGGACTGAACACCGCGCCGGCCGACTCGCCGCTGCGCACCGAACTGGACGCGTGGGCCGTACGGGCCCGCGAGGCCGGCCTGGAGCGCGACGACGTGGACGCGCTCTTCACTTCTGTACTGGACACGCACTTCAAGGGGGACGAGTCATGACCGAGACCGCCATCGAGGCGGCCGCGCTGAGCAAGAGGTTCGGGCGGCGCCGCACGCCGGCGCTGGACGGCTGCGCCTTCCGGCTCCCGGTCGGCCGCGTCTGCGCCGTCGTCGGACCGAACGGCGCGGGCAAGTCGACCCTGCTCTCCCTCGCGGCCGGACTGCTGCGCCCCACCGACGGCACGATCACCGTCCTCGGCCAGACCCCGGCGGCGGCCCGCGAGCGACTCGCGTACGTCGCCCAGGACAAGCCCCTGCACCCCCAGCTCACCGTCGCCGACACCCTGCGCCTCGGCCGCGAGCTGAACCCCCGCCGCTGGGACGACCGGGTCGCCGAGCGGATCGTCGCCGAGGGCGACCTCGCCCCGGACGCCAAGATCCGCACGCTCTCCGGCGGCCAGCGCACCCGCGTCGCGCTCGCCCTCGCCCTCGGCAAGCGCCCCGAACTGCTGCTCCTGGACGAGCCGATGGCCGACCTCGACCCGCTCGCCCGGCACCAGCTGATGGCCACGCTCATGGCCGACGCGGCCGAGCACGGCACCACGGTTGTCATGTCCTCGCACGTCGTGGCCGAGCTGGACGGCGCCTGCGACCACCTCCTGCTGCTCGGCGCCGGCCGGGTCCGCCTCGCCGGCCCGCTGGACGACCTGCTCGCCGCGCACAAGCTGGTCACCGGCCGGGCCGACGCCTCCCTCGACCCGCACACCGTGGTCGAGTCCCGCACCACGGGACGCCAACTCACCGCACTCGTACGCCCCGACGGCCCCCTCGGCGACGGCTGGCAGACCACCGCCCCGACCCTGGAGGAGCTGGTCCTGGCCCACCTGCGCGCCCCCGAGGCCCCGGCTCTGCGGCTCGACACCCCGCAGGAGGCCGCCGTATGACCGCCGTGACCCTTGAGGCGTCCACCGCCGCCACGCCCACCCGGGGACCGCGCGGCCTGCTCTGGGCGATGCTGCGGCTGCACCGCTCGGCGCTGTGGTTCTGGGTGATGCTGGTGGCCGTCGGAGCGGGAGTACTGCTGTGGGCGTACGGTCCGGGAGCGGACGCCGCGTGGGCCGAGCTCCGGAAGGCGGGCTGCGATGCCGTGTCACCGGGTGACCTGACCTGCGACACGGGTGCCGGTGCCGCCTACGGCCGGTACGACGCCGCAATCGCCCTCGGCTCCGGAGTCCTCGCCCTCGCGCCCTTCCTCACCGCCGCCTGGGCGGGCGCCGCGCTCATCGGGCGCGAACTGGAGAGCGGGACCGCCCAGTTGGCCTGGACCCAGTCCGTGTCACCGGCCCGCTGGCTGGCCGCCAAACTCG of the Streptomyces sp. T12 genome contains:
- a CDS encoding bifunctional UDP-sugar hydrolase/5'-nucleotidase — protein: MPAESRAHQRRRRRTHLLLAGAVGLATAGALAAALPATATAEESSAKHGGGYGYNRYQDVQLLSFNDLHGNLEPPAGSSGRVTELQADGTTKTIDAGGVEYLATHLRQAREGNKYSITAAGGDMVGASPLISGLFHDEPTIEALNKLDLDVTSVGNHEFDEGAKELARLQNGGCHPTAGCYTDTEFAGADFPYLAANVLDEKTGKPILKPYWVWKKNGVKVGFIGVTLEDTPGVVSADGVKGLKFKDEVETINKYARVLQAQGVKSIVALIHEGGLPASGSYNYNCDSPGAGDGISGPIVDIAKNITPQVDALVTGHTHAAYVCTVPDPSGKPRMVTSAASFGRLYTDTTLTYDRFTGDIARTSVKSANHVVTRTVAKAPDMTELISKWNTLAAPIGNRAIGYISADIPNTGTESPIGDLIADAQLAHGKELDPETDLALMNPGGIRAPLTYAAKGSEGDGVVTYAEGFTVQPFSNTVNLQDFTGAQLIQVLKEQVSGTNAASPKILQVSSGLTYTLDLTESGADRVVTDSVKLNGEAINPTATYRVATNSFLAGGGDGIPTLGQGTNDLVGSDDLAALEKYLTANSSATNPIAPPAAKRITVVQ
- the mshD gene encoding mycothiol synthase, with product MTSDDTAHPLPTRSIETHSTLSPEQTEAVLELLAEAARNDGQQAVSEQGRLQLHGGEREGVSHLLLTVAGELVGYAQLEDTDPVEAPAAELVVHPSHRGHGHGRALGSALLAASGKRLRVWAHGGHAAARHLSQVLGLTLFRELRQMRRSLADLKLPDPMLPEGVTVRTFVPGQDDAAWLAVNAAAFAHHPEQGSLTQRDLDDRKAEPWFDPAGFFLAERAGELIGFHWTKVHAQERLGEVYVLGVRPGAQGGGLGKALATIGLRHLAAQGLPTAMLYVDADNKAAVSVYERLGFVTYETDLMYRAET
- a CDS encoding GntR family transcriptional regulator, which produces MVEYRIDRRSGVATYVQIVQQTKQALRLGLLEPGDKLPTAREVVEATAINPNTVLKAYRELEREGLVEARRGLGTFVRRGLNTAPADSPLRTELDAWAVRAREAGLERDDVDALFTSVLDTHFKGDES
- a CDS encoding ABC transporter ATP-binding protein; translation: MTETAIEAAALSKRFGRRRTPALDGCAFRLPVGRVCAVVGPNGAGKSTLLSLAAGLLRPTDGTITVLGQTPAAARERLAYVAQDKPLHPQLTVADTLRLGRELNPRRWDDRVAERIVAEGDLAPDAKIRTLSGGQRTRVALALALGKRPELLLLDEPMADLDPLARHQLMATLMADAAEHGTTVVMSSHVVAELDGACDHLLLLGAGRVRLAGPLDDLLAAHKLVTGRADASLDPHTVVESRTTGRQLTALVRPDGPLGDGWQTTAPTLEELVLAHLRAPEAPALRLDTPQEAAV